The following coding sequences lie in one Silvibacterium dinghuense genomic window:
- a CDS encoding TonB-dependent receptor, with translation MFFLLTFLVFPGCSFFSLHAQSFTAAITGTVTDQSGGAVNGATVMIRNVDTNETRTLSTDASGLYTANQLLPGNYQLSVTMNGYKNFVENGITLTGSQRAEEDVQLQVGTAAQVVQVSSSPIGLDTQTANREVTIESDQLELMPTSFRNPLYAVQSTAGVVSVRTGLNAYMTDQNQNRFSLNGGRDESTSVLVDGASIVAPDLGGAIATPNMDATAEVQVQRTAYDAQFTHTDGGVVSLITKAGSNDFHGSAFEYFRNDHLDANNWDNNHAGVARPLYQRNQFGGSIGGPVWKNKAFFFFAYEGLRQASADSFSGFMPTAAERSGDFSSSGETLYDPFNLDSSGNRVTFASEYGSNAIPSARMDSVGKTIASLFPEPMSQYANNTSYNYYINSEDPSNYDKIDIRGDYVFGPKDSIFARITKAWQHNPAANYFPSVPGFNPNQGENDFRQVILINNTWTPTPDWVINAVVSYGKWTEQDTSPSFGHDPTALGFSSSTTSQWQESDAWPEFSFSNYATLGQNSYADTPHETDGLQINVSRQLSRHSLKFGFLGEIERLYPHNLYSPIFNFTSNMTAGPTPGASGTGTGDAVASLLLGAGSSGNTIYQVELDLQQINWGWYVQDTYRVNDRLTVSAGLRYDLQGPRTERYNRLNNFDPSLTTTDSGTTLTGGLSFLNSSKRGLWDANYLNFDPRISVAYKLTDKLVARAGYGIFNPNTYAYSSDAQDSSDGYSATTTWEATENGNGVTPYNLLANPYPNGQSQPTGSSLGALTDLGDSVNATFRHHPNAYVQDYSLDLQYQLSSAGVLEVGYAGTQGRQLLRGVSENLDQLPAQYLSQGITALTATVANPYASVITDTTSSLYGSTIPYWRTLVKYPQFSSVNQLPDTPGSSSSFNALSVKYNQRMAYGLSALFTYQWSKAIDNTSENNSWEVSDAVRDVFNPKLDRSVSAHDMPQSFAGTLNWDIPVGRGKAFGGDMNRALDAVIGGWKWSTILRFNDGLPIHLTETSSLSDFNYGVARPNITSEKALAKGKGSISGTYFNTAAVSYASSGNSLAIGNAPRYIGSVRYAVTEDEDMAMEKNFALYRNAIFKFRAEAYNIMNTASSFSAPDTNLGDTAFGKSTSTTSVGPRTLQFGARIEF, from the coding sequence ATGTTTTTCTTACTCACCTTCTTGGTATTTCCCGGCTGCTCCTTCTTTTCGTTGCATGCGCAGAGCTTCACCGCCGCTATCACCGGTACGGTCACGGATCAGAGTGGGGGCGCCGTAAATGGCGCAACGGTCATGATCCGGAATGTCGACACCAACGAGACCCGCACCTTAAGTACGGATGCCTCCGGCCTCTATACCGCTAACCAGCTTCTCCCCGGCAACTACCAGCTCTCCGTGACGATGAACGGCTATAAGAACTTCGTCGAGAACGGCATCACGCTCACCGGCAGCCAGCGCGCCGAAGAAGATGTCCAGCTGCAGGTCGGTACTGCCGCGCAGGTCGTCCAGGTCAGCTCATCTCCGATTGGTCTGGATACTCAGACCGCCAACCGTGAAGTCACCATCGAGTCCGATCAGCTCGAACTGATGCCGACCAGCTTCCGCAATCCGCTGTATGCGGTGCAGAGCACCGCCGGAGTCGTCTCCGTCCGCACCGGTCTCAATGCGTATATGACCGACCAGAACCAGAACCGCTTCTCACTGAACGGCGGACGCGACGAGAGCACCTCGGTGCTGGTGGACGGTGCTTCGATCGTTGCTCCCGATCTCGGCGGCGCCATCGCTACTCCGAATATGGATGCCACGGCCGAAGTGCAGGTGCAGCGCACCGCTTACGATGCGCAGTTCACCCACACGGACGGCGGCGTGGTCAGCCTTATTACCAAGGCCGGCAGCAACGACTTCCACGGCAGCGCCTTTGAGTACTTCCGCAACGACCATCTGGATGCCAACAACTGGGACAATAACCACGCCGGAGTGGCCCGTCCGCTCTATCAACGTAATCAGTTCGGCGGCAGCATCGGTGGCCCGGTCTGGAAGAACAAGGCATTCTTCTTCTTCGCCTATGAAGGTCTTCGTCAGGCGAGTGCGGACTCCTTCAGCGGCTTTATGCCGACCGCTGCCGAGCGCAGCGGCGACTTTTCCTCTTCGGGTGAAACCCTCTACGATCCCTTCAACCTCGACTCCAGCGGCAACCGCGTAACCTTCGCCTCCGAATACGGCAGCAACGCCATCCCCTCTGCACGCATGGACTCCGTCGGCAAGACCATTGCCTCACTCTTCCCCGAGCCCATGTCCCAGTACGCGAACAACACCTCGTACAACTACTACATCAATTCCGAAGACCCCTCGAACTACGACAAGATCGATATCCGCGGCGATTATGTCTTTGGCCCCAAGGATTCGATTTTTGCCCGTATCACCAAGGCCTGGCAGCACAATCCGGCAGCCAATTACTTTCCCTCGGTGCCTGGTTTCAATCCGAACCAGGGCGAAAACGATTTCCGCCAGGTCATCCTGATCAACAACACCTGGACTCCCACTCCGGACTGGGTCATCAACGCTGTTGTGAGCTATGGCAAGTGGACGGAGCAGGACACCTCGCCCAGCTTCGGGCACGATCCGACCGCGCTCGGCTTTTCCAGCTCCACGACCAGCCAGTGGCAGGAGAGCGATGCGTGGCCTGAGTTCAGCTTCAGCAACTACGCGACCCTTGGTCAGAACTCCTATGCAGATACGCCGCATGAAACCGATGGCCTGCAGATCAACGTCTCCCGCCAGCTGAGCCGGCACAGCCTCAAGTTCGGCTTCCTCGGTGAGATCGAGCGCCTGTATCCGCACAATCTCTATTCCCCCATCTTTAACTTCACGTCCAACATGACCGCCGGTCCTACGCCCGGCGCCAGTGGCACCGGTACAGGTGATGCCGTCGCTTCGCTGCTTCTCGGCGCTGGCAGCAGCGGCAACACGATCTACCAGGTGGAGCTCGATCTGCAGCAGATCAACTGGGGCTGGTATGTGCAGGATACGTATCGCGTCAACGATCGCCTGACCGTCTCCGCCGGGCTTCGTTATGACCTTCAGGGGCCGCGCACCGAGCGCTACAACCGCCTGAACAACTTCGATCCCTCGCTCACCACGACCGACAGCGGTACGACGCTGACCGGCGGCCTCAGCTTCCTCAACTCGTCGAAGCGCGGTCTGTGGGATGCGAACTACCTGAACTTCGATCCGCGTATCTCGGTCGCTTACAAGCTCACCGACAAGCTGGTTGCCCGCGCAGGCTACGGCATCTTCAATCCCAATACCTATGCCTACAGCTCTGACGCTCAGGACAGCTCCGACGGCTATTCCGCCACGACCACCTGGGAGGCTACCGAGAACGGCAACGGCGTGACGCCATACAACCTGCTCGCGAATCCTTATCCGAACGGCCAGAGCCAGCCCACTGGAAGCAGCCTGGGAGCGCTGACCGACCTCGGCGATTCCGTCAACGCGACCTTCCGCCATCATCCCAACGCGTACGTGCAGGACTATAGCCTCGATCTGCAGTACCAGCTCAGCAGCGCCGGTGTGCTGGAAGTCGGCTATGCCGGCACCCAGGGCCGCCAGCTGCTGCGTGGTGTCTCGGAGAACCTCGACCAGCTGCCCGCGCAGTATCTCAGCCAGGGCATCACGGCCTTGACTGCAACGGTGGCGAATCCTTACGCCAGCGTAATCACCGACACCACCAGCTCGCTCTATGGTTCCACCATCCCTTACTGGCGCACGCTGGTGAAGTATCCGCAGTTCAGCAGCGTCAACCAGCTTCCCGACACCCCCGGGTCGAGCTCCAGCTTCAACGCACTCTCGGTGAAGTACAACCAGCGGATGGCGTACGGCTTGAGCGCACTCTTCACCTACCAGTGGTCGAAGGCGATCGACAACACCTCGGAGAACAACAGCTGGGAGGTTTCCGATGCCGTACGCGATGTCTTCAACCCGAAGCTCGACCGCTCGGTCAGTGCGCATGACATGCCGCAATCCTTTGCCGGCACGCTGAACTGGGATATCCCAGTTGGCCGCGGCAAGGCCTTCGGCGGTGATATGAACCGCGCTCTCGATGCGGTGATCGGCGGCTGGAAGTGGAGCACGATCCTGCGCTTCAACGACGGCCTCCCGATCCACCTGACAGAGACCAGCTCACTCTCGGACTTCAACTATGGCGTAGCCCGTCCGAATATTACCTCGGAGAAGGCTCTGGCCAAGGGTAAGGGCAGCATCAGCGGCACGTACTTCAACACGGCCGCGGTCAGCTATGCGAGCAGCGGAAACAGTCTGGCCATCGGCAACGCTCCCCGCTACATCGGCAGCGTGCGCTATGCCGTGACCGAGGATGAGGACATGGCGATGGAAAAGAACTTTGCACTCTATCGCAATGCCATCTTCAAATTCCGGGCAGAGGCATACAACATCATGAATACCGCCTCTTCCTTCTCGGCGCCGGATACCAACCTTGGCGATACCGCATTCGGCAAGTCGACCTCAACCACCAGCGTCGGACCTCGTACCCTGCAGTTCGGCGCTCGTATCGAGTTCTAA